A DNA window from Trypanosoma brucei brucei TREU927 chromosome 11 chr11_scaffold01 genomic scaffold, whole genome shotgun sequence contains the following coding sequences:
- a CDS encoding metalloprotease, putative gives MQGEPRGAPSGQSLFEQMHQQHFAQPQGFSPQQHQIPQPAHYVPPQTSFTQPHGGQTYNQPNNSYYPPGAPLQPPPFISPQQDSDYYKGFYDGVVKPSGPVVGNIVSWVAPLIVNIAIFVGPLWYVRRKYTQAMAQGAAGGAGKKPGMGNLMEMMNPMKPKNFRVDVKGTTFADIIGIPEAKEDLKQYVDFIKDPKKFTRLGARLPKGCLLTGSPGTGKTLLARAVAGEANAPFLSCSGADFIEIFGGSGPKRVRELFAQAREAAPCIVFIDEIDAIGSRNQSGRSMGGGGSEENRTINQLLAELDGLTSKEAIVVIAATNYPEVIDKALLREGRFDRKVNVPMPDRSARVELFEYYLKRIITGDAECKPKIQRFRTRKESEDGDNIKTESAASPKANDGKEKVASLTAEEEAPEVKVIPGVSNKEYAIALADRTPGVSPAQIATIVNEAALTSAVAECEVVPLKTLQESIDDVLIGKKHRQRMSDSSLERTAYHEVGHAIMAWTSPLQKDVLKISIIPRGRAGGYTQQMQDEAMEPRTDAFLFSQLCVLMGGRVAERIFMKDISTGAMDDLQRATRIAMEKLLLYGMSKSIGQLAFKANERNEGRGWMNFSEELHAKVEEEARHLVASAYKHTEKVLLEKRELHEKLTKLLLEKKELTKADIEQILGPRPIVTDTS, from the coding sequence atgcAGGGAGAACCGCGTGGTGCGCCCAGTGGGCAGTCGCTGTTTGAACAAATGCATCAGCAGCATTTCGCGCAGCCGCAGGGGTTTTCGCCCCAACAGCATCAAATTCCTCAACCAGCACATTATGTACCACCTCAAACCTCATTTACCCAACCGCATGGTGGCCAAACGTACAACCAACCAAATAATTCGTATTATCCACCAGGGGCTCCGCTCCAGCCACCaccttttatttctccccaGCAGGACAGTGATTACTACAAGGGATTTTACGACGGCGTAGTGAAACCATCGGGACCTGTCGTCGGTAATATAGTCAGTTGGGTGGCACCGCTGATTGTTAATATTGCCATATTCGTTGGTCCATTGTGGTATGTGCGACGGAAATACACGCAGGCTATGGCCCAAGGCGCAGCTGGTGGGGCAGGGAAGAAACCTGGAATGGGGAATTTGATGGAAATGATGAACCCCATGAAACCAAAGAATTTTCGTGTTGATGTGAAGGGTACCACCTTCGCAGATATTATCGGCATTCCTGAGGCGAAAGAGGATTTGAAGCAATATGTTGACTTCATCAAGGACCCAAAAAAATTTACAAGGCTTGGCGCTCGGCTTCCAAAGGGGTGCCTGCTAACGGGAAGCCCCGGTACGGGAAAAACATTACTCGCCCGAGCCGTTGCTGGTGAGGCGAATGCGCCCTTTCTCAGTTGCTCAGGGGCTGACTTTATCGAAATTTTTGGTGGAAGCGGACCAAAGCGCGTTCGTGAACTTTTTGCACAAGCACGAGAGGCTGCACCCTGCATTGTTTTCATTGACGAAATTGACGCCATTGGCTCTCGTAACCAAAGTGGTCGGAGTATGGGAGGTGGAGGTAGTGAAGAAAACCGTACTATTAACCAACTTCTTGCAGAGTTGGACGGTTTGACGAGTAAGGAGGCAATTGTAGTTATTGCGGCGACAAACTACCCCGAAGTCATTGACAAGGCTCTTCTACGCGAGGGTCGCTTTGATCGCAAGGTGAATGTCCCAATGCCTGACAGATCGGCGCGAGTTGAGTTATTTGAATACTACTTGAAGCGCATCATAACTGGTGACGCGGAGTGTAAACCAAAGATACAGCGCTTCCGAACTCGTAAGGAAAGCGAAGACGGGGACAACATTAAAACAGAATCCGCAGCTTCCCCAAAGGCAAAcgatggaaaagagaaagtagcTTCGCTTAccgcggaggaggaggcaccCGAAGTCAAAGTGATTCCCGGGGTGAGCAATAAAGAATACGCCATAGCTCTTGCGGATCGCACTCCCGGTGTATCGCCAGCTCAAATCGCTACAATTGTTAACGAGGCTGCACTCACCTCTGCAGTTGCGGAATGTGAGGTGGTCCCGTTGAAAACCCTTCAGGAAAGCATCGACGATGTCCTCATCGGAAAAAAACACCGGCAGCGTATGAGTGACAGCTCATTGGAACGGACCGCCTACCACGAAGTTGGCCATGCGATTATGGCGTGGACATCACCACTACAGAAGGATGTTTTAAAGATATCAATCATTCCTCGAGGTAGAGCTGGTGGATACACGCAACAAATGCAGGACGAAGCGATGGAGCCTCGCACAGatgcctttttgttttctcaacTTTGTGTGCTGATGGGCGGTCGTGTGGCCGAGCGTATTTTCATGAAGGACATATCAACAGGTGCTATGGATGATCTCCAACGTGCGACGCGTATTGCCATGGAGAAGCTTCTTCTTTATGGAATGTCTAAGTCCATTGGTCAGCTTGCCTTCAAAGCGAACGAAAGAAATGAGGGCCGCGGTTGGATGAACTTTTCAGAAGAACTACATGCgaaagtggaagaggaagcGCGGCATCTCGTCGCTTCGGCTTATAAACATACAGAGAAGGTTCTCTTGGAGAAACGTGAGCTTCATGAAAAGCTTACGAAACTTTTactggaaaagaaggagctAACGAAAGCCGACATTGAGCAGATCCTCGGTCCTCGTCCAATAGTCACTGATACCAGCTAG
- a CDS encoding phosphomannose isomerase, putative produces MSKLIKLDCGVQHYAWGKEAAESYVAKMKGEGNKEGKYAELWVGTHPNCPSKTFSGQNLDDFLKNDNNMSRFVHPKQQADPRFRDTVPFLLKLLSVQTALSIQAHPNKQLAEKLHRENPEKYKDPNHKPELVVALTPFEALCCFRPLKDILEFLESASPLKTLLGPAADVLPGEVEDSEAIKHMMDIVYNTDAKKHAEALQEHAEELRSRGGEMTKEDSVFLRVLYQYPDDMGCWMVYFLNYVQLAPGEGLFLADSEPHAYLFGDSVEIMACSDNVVRAGLTPKWKDVPTLLRMLRYGTDGLERAKFERYRAPEGSEWELQHYSPPREFQDFSLYRIEHRVERQGQTHIKLPTVGLGFCVEGCGIVNGERVRLGECFLVPYGDLKIEAFGDFQIFVASMNYSLHSASHM; encoded by the coding sequence ATGTCGAAGTTAATTAAATTGGATTGTGGCGTCCAACACTATGCGTGGGGAAAGGAAGCCGCGGAGAGTTATGTCGCTAAAATGAAAGGTGAGGGAAATAAGGAGGGTAAGTATGCGGAACTTTGGGTTGGAACGCACCCAAATTGCCCATCGAAAACGTTTTCTGGACAAAATTTGGATGACTTTCTAAAGAATGACAACAACATGTCACGATTTGTCCATCCCAAACAGCAAGCAGATCCACGTTTCCGTGATACTGTGCCATTCCTACTCAAGTTACTGTCAGTGCAAACGGCTTTGTCTATTCAAGCAcacccaaacaaacaattggCGGAGAAACTCCACAGGGAGAATCCCGAGAAATACAAAGACCCCAACCATAAACCAGAGTTAGTGGTGGCACTGACGCCTTTCGAAGCACTGTGTTGCTTTCGCCCGTTAAAAGACATTCTCGAGTTCTTGGAATCCGCGTCCCCGTTGAAAACTCTTTTGGGGCCCGCTGCCGATGTGCTACCCGGAGAGGTCGAAGATAGTGAAGCGATCAAACATATGATGGATATTGTTTACAATACCGATGCAAAGAAGCATGCAGAGGCACTACAAGAACATGCGGAGGAGCTGCGAAGTAGGGGTGGAGAAATGACTAAAGAAGATAGTGTTTTCTTACGTGTCCTTTATCAATATCCCGACGATATGGGTTGTTGGATGGTGTACTTCCTCAACTATGTGCAATTAGCACCAGGTGAGGGTCTTTTTTTGGCTGACAGTGAGCCTCATGCCTATCTGTTTGGAGATAGTGTTGAAATAATGGCATGCAGCGATAATGTTGTGCGGGCGGGGCTCACTCCAAAATGGAAAGATGTGCCCACCCTGTTGAGGATGTTGCGTTACGGCACTGATGGTCTTGAGCGTGCAAAATTCGAGCGCTATCGAGCCCCCGAGGGATCAGAATGGGAATTGCAACATTATTCCCCACCCAGAGAGTTTCAAGACTTTTCTCTTTACCGCATTGAACATCGTGTGGAAAGGCAGggacaaacacacataaaacTTCCAACGGTTGGGTTGGGATTTTGCGTGGAAGGATGTGGCATTGTAAACGGGGAAAGAGTGCGTTTGGGTGAATGTTTTCTCGTCCCTTATGGTGACCTAAAGATTGAGGCGTTTGGCGATTTTCAGATCTTTGTGGCATCCATGAATTACTCTCTCCATTCGGCATCGCATATGTGA
- a CDS encoding DNA repair/recombination helicase protein PIF1 (curated by P. Englund; similar to DNA repair and recombination protein pif1, mitochondrial precursor. (Swiss-Prot:Q9UUA2) (Schizosaccharomyces pombe); similar to DNA repair and recombination protein PIF1, mitochondrial precursor. (Swiss-Prot:P0727): protein MLLNSTRTLLLTYGRLLFAPGREGRQSRLAKGVSAWTVAAEGEKGGQLSPAPESTSCCGAAEVNEIKERDTKTCRQASSAGHNDLGLQEKEKSSGDESAFSSLGLNEEKRRALTLVLDGAPLFIGGGAGVGKSYMIQSIVTALRAKDLDVVVTASTGIAALNIGGSTFHSTFGVRVTSVGNSETNESCAVSILRYSKSLLAKVDVIVVDEVSLLHARHLEGLDIAARGAPGRIPHLPFGGIQVILCGDFMQLMHSTENCTSQDGGGDAGNKIGYRGDETTENTAGQNRSDVSSTAAVTDQGHIMSAVKNICVGERQRTSSGLIFESPLFLTCLLHLQLCEVKRHGDTAFLNDLNKLRQGVLTRRMMRSALVNPEDPNAIQLYPTRRSVAAFNESKMLELDGEEHLFRSIVESAGLSGPKGHASPNSRGANNVDGCNDVVVLHFLEKMRSSRRWQREVKKFVGQICTRCGISGIATSVVAPPYSSRQPYLKVYVHFCVSKQYDCLYPVAKMKAEWERSYYGTTPESKSARRFFGRVLFEVKHKNSLSTFLRASLKQAYSKVIESDNVLQSKRLKVGCRVILLRNLSNEYVNGSTGTVIGFQPVNKSRHLFPKGIRTQLSRKVYASLSRRPVVSSDSSAGSSENSYGGNGKEQALDVVNYDDVIVPIVRMDADGKDVAIPWLSLPLPDLQDRVFCTARVVTMPLVPAYAFTVHKTQGLTLDHSILLDCKGFFPCNHIIYVAASRVKKFSQLRMINVSPRMVTVHPGALHFSSSLPNVAEAETKWKKWKELQRMVNNGKALSASNPSVLELALYCATWKHHK from the coding sequence ATGCTCCTCAACTCCACCAGGACTCTATTGCTAACGTATGGAAGACTGCTTTTTGCACCGGGGCGAGAAGGACGGCAATCCCGCCTTGCGAAAGGTGTTTCTGCTTGGACCGTTGCTGCAGAAGGTGAAAAAGGGGGGCAGCTTTCCCCTGCACCGGAGAGTACTTCCTGTTGTGGGGCTGCAGAAGTCAACGAAatcaaggaaagagacacGAAGACCTGTCGGCAGGCGTCTAGCGCTGGCCACAACGACCTGGGGCttcaggaaaaggaaaaatcaaGCGGTGATGAGTCAGCTTTTTCGTCACTCGGTCTCAATGAGGAGAAGCGGAGGGCTCTCACACTTGTCCTTGATGGAGCTCCGCTTTTcattggtggtggtgctggtGTCGGTAAGTCATATATGATCCAGAGTATTGTGACAGCGTTAAGGGCGAAGGACCTTGACGTTGTCGTAACGGCATCTACCGGAATAGCTGCACTCAACATTGGGGGAAGCACTTTTCACAGCACATTTGGAGTACGAGTTACCTCCGTTGGTAACAGTGAGACAAACGAATCATGTGCCGTCTCGATCCTTCGCTACAGCAAGAGTCTTCTTGCCAAAGTGGACGTTATTGTTGTGGATGAAGTATCGCTTTTACACGCTAGACATTTGGAGGGGCTGGATATTGCCGCCCGCGGGGCACCTGGAAGGATACCTCACCTTCCATTTGGTGGCATTCAAGTTATATTATGCGGAGACTTCATGCAACTAATGCATAGCACTGAGAATTGTACTTCTCAAGATGGCGGTGGTGATGCAGGCAACAAAATTGGTTACCGAGGGGACGAAACCACCGAGAATACAGCAGGACAAAATAGAAGCGACGTAAGCTCTACAGCTGCTGTCACAGACCAGGGACATATTATGTCGGCGGTGAAAAATATTTGTGTAGGTGAGCGTCAGCGGACAAGCAGTGGTCTAATCTTCGAGAGCCCTCTCTTCTTAACCTGTTTGCTTCACCTTCAACTTTGCGAAGTTAAGCGGCATGGTGACACCGCATTTCTGAATGACCTCAACAAGCTCCGTCAAGGTGTTCTCACTCGTCGCATGATGCGGTCTGCGTTGGTTAATCCGGAAGATCCTAACGCCATCCAACTCTATCCCACCCGCCGATCTGTGGCGGCGTTTAATGAAAGTAAAATGCTTGAACTTGACGGGGAGGAACATCTATTTCGGAGTATAGTTGAGTCAGCCGGTCTTTCCGGCCCCAAAGGTCATGCATCGCCGAACAGTCGAGGAGCAAACAACGTCGACGGTTGTAATGATGTGGTGGTGTTGCACTTCCTAGAGAAGATGAGGTCCTCCCGAAGATGGCAAcgggaagtgaagaagttTGTGGGACAGATATGCACGCGGTGTGGCATCTCCGGTATAGCCACTTCTGTAGTAGCACCTCCTTATAGTTCAAGACAACCCTATCTGAAAGTCTACGTACACTTTTGTGTGAGTAAGCAGTACGATTGTCTCTATCCAGTGGCTAAAATGAAAGCAGAATGGGAGCGTAGTTATTACGGTACCACGCCCGAAAGTAAATCCGCTCGAAGGTTTTTTGGTAGGGTGCTGTTTGAAGTGAAACATAAGAACTCCCTCAGTACTTTTCTGCGCGCCTCCCTGAAGCAGGCATACTCGAAGGTGATAGAGAGTGATAATGTACTCCAAAGCAAGAGACTAAAGGTCGGTTGTAGGGTAATACTACTGCGAAACTTAAGCAATGAGTACGTTAACGGCTCTACCGGTACCGTCATCGGCTTTCAACCTGTAAATAAATCTCGGCATTTATTTCCCAAAGGTATCAGAACCCAACTTTCGCGGAAAGTGTACGCCTCTCTTTCACGGAGACCAGTGGTTAGTAGTGACAGTTCGGCCGGGTCATCAGAAAATTCATACGGCGGCAATGGGAAGGAACAGGCGCTTGACGTTGTCAACTATGACGACGTTATTGTTCCCATTGTGCGGATGGACGCTGACGGAAAGGATGTGGCTATACCTTGGTTATCCCTTCCGCTACCGGATCTGCAAGACCGAGTGTTTTGTACTGCACGTGTCGTCACAATGCCCCTCGTACCTGCCTATGCATTTACTGTACACAAGACGCAAGGACTCACTCTGGATCATTCTATACTGCTAGACTGCAAGGGGTTCTTTCCCTGTAACCATATCATTTATGTTGCTGCGAGTCGCGTGAAGAAGTTCTCTCAATTGCGCATGATAAATGTCTCCCCCCGTATGGTAACTGTTCATCCCGGGGCACTGCATTTCTCCTCGTCACTTCCCAACGTTGCGGAGGCTGAGACAAAGTggaagaagtggaaagaaTTACAACGCATGGTTAATAATGGCAAAGCCCTTTCGGCGTCTAACCCATCCGTCTTGGAGCTTGCACTGTACTGTGCGACGTGGAAACACCACAAGTGA
- a CDS encoding NAD+ synthase, putative has protein sequence MPKEPILHAELREWLEEYRRHRAFNPIAWIEEKCTKLNEYMRNNKLRGCVTNVSGGVDSAVVLSLCSRAQRMEGSPIVRNVGICQPICSSAWALERGRENIRAAGAEEVVVDQTDIHRQLSLSVEAAVGIDGKDFARGQLRSYMRAPVGYYVAQLCSQSGTPTIVMGTGNMDEDGYLGYFCKAGDGVVDVQLISDLHKSEVFKVARELGVPENTLQAAPSADLWDGQTDEEELGFPYDFVELYTGYFLKLNNGEREMKKKSLSAEARHQFEAYMKSCEETHCRNAHKLNGIVNL, from the coding sequence ATGCCGAAGGAGCCCATTCTTCATGCTGAGTTACGTGAGTGGTTGGAGGAATACCGAAGGCATCGCGCATTCAACCCTATTGCATGgattgaagaaaaatgcaccAAACTGAACGAATACATGCGGAACAATAAGCTACGAGGTTGTGTAACAAATGTTTCTGGTGGTGTGGATTCTGCCGTTGTGTTGTCGCTGTGCTCGCGAGCCCAGCGCATGGAAGGTAGTCCGATCGTGAGAAATGTTGGCATCTGCCAACCGATATGCAGTAGCGCGTGGGCACTTGAACGTGGTCGTGAGAACATTCGTGCTGCCGGTGCGGAGGAGGTTGTAGTGGACCAAACCGATATTCATAGGCAGTTGTCGCTGAGTGTTGAAGCCGCTGTTGGCATTGACGGCAAGGACTTTGCGAGGGGACAGTTGCGCAGCTACATGCGTGCCCCTGTCGGGTATTATGTAGCTCAACTATGTAGCCAGAGTGGAACACCGACCATTGTAATGGGCACAGGCAACATGGACGAGGATGGCTACCTTGGTTACTTTTGCAAAGCGGGTgatggtgttgtggatgTGCAACTCATATCAGACCTGCACAAAAGTGAAGTCTTTAAGGTCGCGCGTGAGCTTGGTGTACCAGAAAATACTCTCCAAGCCGCTCCCTCGGCTGATTTGTGGGATGGACAAACCGATGAGGAAGAGCTCGGCTTTCCATACGATTTTGTGGAGCTTTACACAGGATACTTTTTAAAGCTCAACAACGGAGAAAGggagatgaaaaagaagtcaCTGTCCGCTGAAGCTCGTCACCAGTTTGAGGCATATATGAAAAGTTGTGAAGAAACCCACTGCCGCAACGCCCATAAGTTAAACGGTATTGTGAACCTGTAG